The Corvus moneduloides isolate bCorMon1 chromosome 1, bCorMon1.pri, whole genome shotgun sequence nucleotide sequence AACTGTTATACTGCAGTTAAAGACCATTTGCTCTACCAGCATACTCAGCAAACCGCAACACTGTCCATTTACACTTCACTCCTTTCCCTCTTGTTTCTGTCCACTTATATCTCCAGGCTAAATACTGATCTAGCAGATGGTGAGGATTTCAAGACACTTTCCTAGCAGGACCTAAGGCTCATGCTATTTCTGCAAAAGTGCATTACAATTCCCAACATCCACTGAAACATAAGGCTAATCCAGCCAGCAACTTGTCAAGAGGAGTTCAAATGGCAGAGCACAAACCAGACGCAGTACTAGGCCAAGCCAGATCTGAGACTAAGAAATGTTAGCAAATTGTGATTGCTTCCACTTTTTGTCCCCTGAAGGTTTTTGCACTttcccaaacagaaaaaaatttgagTTGTTTCAGATCTCCAGTTGTTAAGAAATTAGGTTACTTTTATACATCATTCCACAATTcagtatatatatatgaaaaaagtAGAATTTCAGAATCTTAccttgagatttcttttagtaCAAGGCTTAACTTTGACACATTATTTTCTATGAAGCCAATCATCTCGAGCTCTCTGAGTGTCAGAAGCTGCTGTCGAGGATATATTATTTGACACTAGAAATGAGAGTTACACACTGttgtatgaaaaataaatgtattcaaAATTAAATCTACAGTAAGAGCggaaatacagaaaaggaatgaaatttatgtatttttgttaCTTAGGAAGTATGATTAAAATGTcagatttaataaaatataacattttaCAGTTTTGCTTTCAAGTATTACCTTCATCAGTTCTTCTAGGCAAGAAAGATATATTCTAAATATTGCTGCAGTCGATGGAGGTCCAATGTATTGTTTTATGTCAGCCCTGTCTACAAAGGCCATGTCAATTTTCTCTGTAATATTTGAAGTAGTCAGGATAACTACATTGGGATACCTTCAAGacaaaaacagatttttagGTCACATGTAAAAGATTTATCTCCTTTTGTGACTGGCAAGTTGTGACATTCCTTCTTATGATTCGAATCCTTTTAGGTAGTAAGCTGCCACATCAATCTTGTCAATCAGGAATTACATTAAATGACTGAAGCTCTTGGCCAGTGATCACCAGACTATTTCAGTGCATAGTGtctttccttcagctgcttctcaaGTGTCCATAGTTCCTCTAATCCTATTTCACAGGTGATCTACATTAACTATCTAGAACCTACTGGCATAGCttctgacacacacacaaaaagattATGAAAAGAAGAATTGTAAATTTGAACCTTTAATCAACATGTTTTCCATTCCAATTTTGATGTCTGTTCTCCAAGCAGACATCATGACGATCTGTCCTTTTGCTCTCCGTATCTTTAAGGGAAGCATACTGTCCAGAGATTTGATTATCCACCCAGGTATGTGTAAAATATTCTGCTGGATTACtcccatttcttttcaaaactaGCAACATTAACAAAGAATACTTCACAAACCAATCTGGTTTAGTATTCCAAGCAGGAATTGAAATTCAGCAGGAATAGGGATACTGAAATTGTCAACTACCTTTTGCTGTTGCCGTAATATGAAAACAATACCTTTTAATCTGGTCTATTTGTGTCAGTACAGCATTCACCACACGAATAGCATCTGAAGGCTCTGTGCCTGCCTTGAAGGCACTGCGGGCTGCTGTGAGGCTTTCCACCTACAGGAAACCAAACCAATCAAccaaaacaagaacaacaaaatcaccaaacaccaaaaaaccctgaaagaTCGCACTTTTGGAGTCCTGGCAGCGAACAGGTAACTCATGCAATACACCTCCAGATCCCCATATACCTGCTATCTAAAACTCCATCGTCAAAATCTTTTGTTAAGTAGGAATTtccagggagaaagaaaggcaTGTCAAGGAAGCAAAGTGTAGTGAGGGAAATTCCTGTTTAGAAAGCAGAATGGAggctggttttcattttaaattttggaagTGGAAGAAATGGGACACACCACCAGAATAATGAATAGGTTGAATTTAAGAGTGAGCTTCCCCACAGGAACTCCAACATGACAAAGTTAGTAAGGTACATGCTTACTGAGCTGCTAATGTATGCAAGTTTGAAGGAAATCTAACGGCAGCGAACGGAACCTCTAAAACTCATGTTTTTTAGCGCTTTACAAAAAATGGAAGAGTGCAAATGATACAAATCTGGGCTACTTTGAAGTTTAAAACAATATTCCACTTGTAAACATACAAAGCAAGGGAAATTCCACCAAGAAAGGTTTCAAGTAAttttcagctggaatttgcCTGCTAAGTCATACTACGTTCCTTCCAAACATCTCCAATCTGCAGGAATTAAGACTAAAATTCACTCATCTGCACAGTTATGTAGCTTACAAAATAGCATAAATGTGCTTTTATTGTTCTTTATGAATGAGCACTATTGCAGCTCCTTTCCAtcaatttcctttcttctaaATTTTATGTACAACAATGCTGTTGGAATCATACCTCATCAATCAGTACAAATACAAGAGCATCTCTGTCATCAACTAACTCTTGGATCTTCTGGAACATCTTGGTTACAAGCTTGCCACTCTAGAAAGACACCATATGCATATGTTTAACTATTTCCTTACCACACAACTTTCTAAGGCTTATAATATTTAAAAGTGTAAATACCTGGGTTTTAAAACAACTTTCTAATGTAACTTCTCTTTAAGCATTCTCAAACACATTAGTTATTCTGAGCAATCTCTGGTGTGCATACTTAGGAAAAAAGCTCAACAGAATAATTACAGTGTAATTTCTAAAAcacaaagtttattttattagcTGCATCAATACATACCTCAGAAAACCATTTAGAGAAAAGGCTATGGCTGTTTATCTCAATTAACTGTCCATATCTATACCTAaagtatgaaaagaaaaaggagtatCAACTCAATTGTAAATAAAATCAGTGATATCCTTAACTTCTGTAAGTCTCATTCCTGACATTCTGACCCTGGAATTCTGTGAATTAGTACTTTAAATTACTCACCTTTCAAAACACAATACATGTTTTATCAgtattatttttgttgctggAAATTGTCATGTTGCTGAAAATGTAACTAGAATTCTGTACATTAAATTGCTATTAGAATTTCTTCAGTAGAACAGGGTAAAAGTTCCCATGACAATTGCCTCATTCTTCTCTTTGTGTAAGATTTTCTTCAGTATAGCAAGAAGTGACAAACTATCTCAACCACACATTATACAGCACATGATTTTCACACATTCAGCTTGGGCTAGAGTCAGATCATGACAATAATTACGCATTACTTATGCTACACCTTGTAATTtatataacatttatttttttttttatataaatttgtTAAGTTGCTATGAACTTTAAGGCTATTTCTTGTAACCTGTCTGATATACAAACTGACCTCTGTAGATTGTGGCATTCAGACAATCTAAGTACAAAagaaattagtttaaaaattgCTACCTAATAAAACCAGGCTCTATCAAACATGAAGatacaaaacccaaaatactCTTTGACCTTTTGCCCTTTAATCTTCATTGATGTACAATGTGAGCAAAAAATTCTGTACTGCCACTGGAATTTCTTTAACACACCTGGGCACAAAtaattacacattttaaaaggtaCTGAAAACCCTAATCAGTCTAGCAGATTAATTTTATTGCTAGTCTGGTGCTCTACAAAAAAGAAGACACATTAGCACTAGGTACAAGTTATTTGAAAtcaaatatgaaatatataCTTGGGCTAGTGAAAAAGAACAACTAAGTCTAGTAAGCTAAAGTGAAAAATTTCCAAAAAATTATCACCTGTATGACAGTCGAATTGTCAGTTTCTGAGCCAATGCTTTACAGAGAGAAGTTTTCCCAGTTCCAGGAGGGCCTGGTTTGAAATCAGATCCAAACATTACACAGAGTCTGCATGAGACTGTTAATGACATCGTACAGCTTTTTAACTATTTCATTACCGCACTAATTGTAGAGTAAAAACACAGCAGACAATGATTGTGTACGCCAGAGTATTTTGAGAAAATTGCTTACTTGACTGCCATCTCAGAgcagaggttttattttatacaCTTTTCAATTATTAGTGTAGTTAGTGTAACAGTTTGTTTGCAGATACCATGAAGTTAAAACACTCAACAGCCAGAGAAGCAAAGTGTATCACCCCAGCAGGGCTAATGCTTATCAGCATTCTCTGTCATCAGTGCTATGCTTAAACTTGTATCTTCCTGAAACATACTCTTCtaacatggaaaacagaaacatatCATGATCAGTTTGATCAGCTGCCCACTTTCCCAGAAATTTCTTCCTTGGGGCAACCCAGATCATCTTGGGAACTATAATCTGGGACAAATCTTCTGGATCTGACTTAATACACTGTGGAAGAGACACAAAGACTTTCACCAAACAGTTAAGTACAAGCACAGTTAATAGGGTATGAGTCGGAAATAAAGCCTTTCAAACAAAAACATCCTGAAGCTTCTAAATTGACAGTTGTAACTGAAGTACAATCAACAGGTATTTCCACATgaccttttatttttgaatacCAGTCTTGATGACAAAATCAATGCAAGACACATTTTGTAAGAAAATGGATTCAGTTCATGCTAATCTTGTTTGGGGTATAACCTCCACAGTAAGCTGAAGGACTGACTGAAAATTTCAGCTTCACTGAAATAATAGTAACTAAACTAGCAAGAGCTGGCAATAGAACACAGTGTCAACAACACAACACACAGATTGATTTCACAGTTTCCTCAAGGCTTTTATAAAGCTCTAACTAACAAAATATTTAGTACTGCGATGGAAGTTTAACTGAGATATGCCTCCTAATATCTTCAGTATCTGCACTATTTTTGGTCTTTATGTAAAAATGCAACAATatcacttaaaaattaaaattaagaaatccATGGTTGTCACCCCACTCTAAACTTTAGAATTTAAATTCATGCAAAACATAGTACATGTGAGCATTGATTTGACTCTGACATTACATTTCATCTAAATTTGTACTATTGAAGGAATacttctctgctgctttcttgtCACCTCATTTCACTACACAGGACTGCAATACAAGTCTTTCCAGAAGGAAAGTATAAACTGATGTCCAATGAATCTACTTGGTTTAAAACAAATCATTTTTACCGTGCAGCAAAACAACTCTGTTCCACGATATCAGGTTACTGTCAACATTTTTGTCGGAAAATAATAATGTTGTCGTCACATAATCGAGTAACTAATTGAAGaggacaaaaagaaagacacaaattAGAGACATAACAGCAAATACAACTGCAAATAGAATCAATCTCTAATGATGTCTATTTTGTACtcataacaacaacaacaaaaaaaagagctcATGTCTTTTACTCATAAGcaaatttatttctgcaaataaatTTCTGTCCTGCCCTCAAGAATAAGAATTGTACTCAGCACAAATGTAGTTCTGGAccttttaaatgaataaattaaatgctttaaggaaaggaaattgatttcattttccattGTCCCATGTACTGTGTATCTATAAAACACAAGCCCAAGCACAGAGACTCGAAGACTCAAACTCTGGGTCCTGTTCAGATGTTGTACAGCTATACATTTGTTCAGTTTGTTGTAGTCAGTCCACCAAACAAAGCATTTCCtgtcacattttatttcctttttactgAAGCATTTGTATCAGCTGTTGCAAGGAATTTGTAGATTATTCATCCTTCCAAATAAGTGAAGTTGCACGTATTTCCCAGAATGCTTGCTTCTAAAAATACTGCAGCTTCATTTTAGATTTATCTAGAGTTAAGAAGTAGAGAACTCCTTCAACAAAATGAACTTCAGGTGTGACTCTGTAGTGACTTTTACCTATAATAACACGTGATACCACATTATCTTCTGTTGCTCTTACCTGTAACCAGCTTTTGATCCCTACGTGTTAACGGGACAATACAATGGTGCTCCTGCAATATCTCATGCTAGAGATGGAGTAATTacacaacagcaaaaacaacTGAACTTAATccacatatttttcaaaattctatCGACACTGAAAATTCACAGCAACCATTTCAGAGTCTGTAGAACCCAACCATGCTCAGACATTTCCAtggtttaaaaaatgaagatttatcACAATTTTAAAGACGTAGTTCTAGTTTTAGTTATTAAAAGCAACCACTTCTTTCTACCCATATACACTGACACTCAACAGTGATCAGCTTGCTGTTATTTAGTACACCATCAGGTCTAATTAAATAGTCTTGTCATTTCACAGATGACTTGGAAAGCTGTTCCATAAATTTGACAAATGTGTATGTATTAATTTACATTTATCTTATAAATGAAGAAGTACAATCACTggaatgttttgcttttctataTTTGGTTATAAAGGCTTAAGTGTCTATGGTATAATGATAAGgtaatgaattaattaattgtgTCCAAGAATTTCAGTTAGAAGCTGAATTGAACtatttgtgggttttatttgcATCACAATTACTAAATTTCTGGTTACAGTATTACTGTTCTACAAGCTCTGGCAGTTACCAGCACAACCTCTGATGAATGCACAGGATCTTTAAGCTAGAAAATGACCCCATGGAactgttctgtttctttccaaTGTCTTACCAGCATTCAAATGGCAGGGCACTCAGCTCTGGTCAAATCATTGAATGTGTATTTACACAAACAGTAACAGTGCTGGCTGACATTACTGCCAAGCTCATTAACTGTTTAGCCGCTGCCAGAAACAAAGTTAAACTCCCATTCCCTTCTGCTCAGCCTGCACCCGTATCTCCATAGGACGCAGCAAACTTCAAACAGGCTTCATTTCGGCTTTTACTTCTCCTCGAGCTATCTTAATTGTTATTCATTTCCAACTTACGTTTGATTTTACTTCAGTGTCATAGATAAGACTTTCCCAAAGGCCGTGGAATTCAGCTGCAAAAGCAATATATTATATACCTGTTTAGGATAAATCAGTCTGGAAACTTGTAACTCATCATTGcagcacaaaacacaaaactgttGAGCATTTTAGTTATGCTCAACTAAAATGAAGAATTACGAACAGATATATGAAAACAAGTAAAGCatctatggggaaaaaaaaagagttatttttctcaaaatgcaAACACCACTTTCTAACAGACAAATTCAGCAGTTCCCCAGCTTCTATTTCCTCGAATAATTGCGATGAGAAATTGTTAATTTCttaacatgaaataaaaaatatcgTTCCTTCCATCCTTAGTAGAGGATGGACTTACATTTCACCAAGAGAGCAATGAAAAGTTGTGGTAGGAGGAGGGTTCTAAGACAAATTTATCATtcaactttgttttttttttttttgaaacatcAAGATGTAGAGCATGTACCAGAATAATGCATAAAAAACTAAAGTTGTCATTTGAGTATCTATCATTCCCAGCTGTTGGCTTCTAACTTGCAGCgtagaaagcaaaaaaagacagaacaaCTATAAACCACAAAATTGTGACAATAATGTCAATGTATCAGATTTAATTCTTCCTGAAAACAAATGTAATGGGTAGTTCGGCATTTCACAACATGGAAAGAGTAGGAAATGTTTCAGAATTAACTGTCTCCTGAGCTTAAGCTCACACCTGTGCTTCTTCTTCCTGGCAGGGAAGCCAACTTCCCCAAGCATAGGCAGGTCTTGCTCTATCACAGAGAAAAGCCTTGTATTTCCTCTCCAGAAAGCAAGGACTAAATCTCTTTACTTTGTTTGTCTGTTTCATATGTAAGAGCAGTACTGTCTTGGGGACTGGAAGCCAGCAGTGAGGTCtggaaaatgaatatttaaagtGATGAGTGTCTTGTGGGTCTTcaagttaaataaaatttgtaatGCCACCACCAGGGTTAAAAACTTGCATGCTTCTGATTATGACTATATGTTTTAAATCACAAGACCAGTTATTTCCTCACATCCACAagtattacagaaataaatgatgTTTAGCAGCAGTTCAgtcaaaaccacaaagaaaaaggTCCACATATATTTGTTCTATAGACAAACAACAAATACAAATACTACCTTTAACAGGTAACTATAAACACTTTTAGCctttgtaatattttctttcattgttctAGAGCTTCCAGAAATGTCACACAGGTACCTGCTGGTAGCACCCAGTGGTGAGCTGCAGTGATATCCTCATTCTCTTCTTCCAGGTTTTCAGAGGTTGGTCCTCCTTCattcagatgaaaaatatgaagagaAAGACTGCTTTTGCTCAGGTCAATAGGCTAGAATGAACATAAAAAGACTTGTAATCTGTCATATTTCTCATTCAAAGCTAGTTGAACAAAGGAAAGTTACAGTTCTCAGCTGGCATTTATCTCTGAAGCCTACTACCTCTGTTTCAGACCTTACTAAGTGGTATAAAAAAGATTTAGCCGCCTTTTCCTAGTTATACTAGTCAGCCTAAGAAGAGATACTACATCATCCTACAGACTTTGTCTTGCTTATGCCCTTGGGGTACCACCAGTCTACCTACAATCAGTTCAGGGGCACATGAACAGAGCTGCACATTCTTGACTGGGAATACCTGTCTGTCCTTCAGTTTCAGCTCCGTATCCACAATCGACACAGACTGCACGTTGTTGTTAAGGAAAGGGTCGTCGAACTCTGTCCACTTGTAATCACCAAACACAATGTTGTGTCTGTTCAACAGCTTTAAGACACTCATCCTAATATCCTCTTTCTTGGCCGcactaaaaagaaagaaacaccaTTACTTTATGGCATTGACATTTATAAGGAAATTTGAATTAGTGTTGGAATGCATTATTTCATACACGAAGCCTTCATGGAAAACAGCTTCCATCttacacacaccaaaaaaaccaaccaaataaccaaacaaaaaacccccaaccttaaaaaccaaccaacacaaaaaaaccccccaaaccacTCAACCC carries:
- the TRIP13 gene encoding pachytene checkpoint protein 2 homolog isoform X1 gives rise to the protein MDDAAGDLKRALPNVCDSVQIHVEIHQKSSSAAKKEDIRMSVLKLLNRHNIVFGDYKWTEFDDPFLNNNVQSVSIVDTELKLKDRQPIDLSKSSLSLHIFHLNEGGPTSENLEEENEDITAAHHWVLPAAEFHGLWESLIYDTEVKSNLLDYVTTTLLFSDKNVDSNLISWNRVVLLHGPPGTGKTSLCKALAQKLTIRLSYRYRYGQLIEINSHSLFSKWFSESGKLVTKMFQKIQELVDDRDALVFVLIDEVESLTAARSAFKAGTEPSDAIRVVNAVLTQIDQIKRYPNVVILTTSNITEKIDMAFVDRADIKQYIGPPSTAAIFRIYLSCLEELMKCQIIYPRQQLLTLRELEMIGFIENNVSKLSLVLKEISRKSAGLGGRVLRKLPFLAHALYIQSPSVTMTTFLQALSLAVDKQFEEKKNLADCV
- the TRIP13 gene encoding pachytene checkpoint protein 2 homolog isoform X2, yielding MDDAAGDLKRALPNVCDSVQIHVEIHQKSSSAAKKEDIRMSVLKLLNRHNIVFGDYKWTEFDDPFLNNNVQSVSIVDTELKLKDRQPIDLSKSSLSLHIFHLNEGGPTSENLEEENEDITAAHHWVLPAAEFHGLWESLIYDTEVKSNLLDYVTTTLLFSDKNVDSNLISWNRVVLLHGPPGTGKTSLCKALAQKLTIRLSYRYRYGQLIEINSHSLFSKWFSESGKLVTKMFQKIQELVDDRDALVFVLIDEVESLTAARSAFKAGTEPSDAIRVVNAVLTQIDQIKRYPNVVILTTSNITEKIDMAFVDRADIKQYIGPPSTAAIFRIYLSCLEELMKCQIIYPRQQLLTLRELEMIGFIENNVSKLSLVLKEISSPPVLQ